Proteins encoded together in one Ammospiza nelsoni isolate bAmmNel1 chromosome Z, bAmmNel1.pri, whole genome shotgun sequence window:
- the LOC132087049 gene encoding acrosin-like, with amino-acid sequence MILLCVLILLALCGPAHGACGDTCGLRPMGSTLGSTRVVGGSDVLPGTGAWAGIASIRCYWNPPVSVHVCGGTLISSQWLLSAAHCFVNRTNPLSEWAIVLGATSLAQTSPDVEVRRIKRLIMHEDYVPHLEFHDMALVELDKPVRCRSNIQTACLPAPSVKLSNMKNCYVAGWGDRIVKSSGRDILQQAKVQYINNQLCNSSEWLNGYIYDFNVCAGQGGVGTCQGDSGGPLVCEDKRVGVFWQIGVTSWGIGCARPKRPSVFGSTQYYYNWIWKMSGRKPVTPTATPAPAPTYTAAPQPTVTEPAQPCPFPREKLKQFFIMLKDILQYLKGKLF; translated from the exons ATGATTCTGCTGTGCGTCCTCATCCTACTGGCTCTGTGCGGGCCTGCACATGGCGCCTGTGG AGACACCTGTGGTCTCCGGCCCATGGGTAGTACCCTCGGCTCTACACGCGTTGTGGGTGGCTCAGATGTCCTGCCAGGGACTGGGGCCTGGGCAGGAATTGCCAGTATCCGTTGCTACTGGAACCCACCTGTGTCCGTGCATGTCTGTGGAGGGACTCTCATCAGCTCACAGTGGCTCCTCTCAGCTGCCCACTGCTTTGTCAACCGTACCAA CCCCCTCAGCGAGTGGGCCATCGTGCTTGGGGCCACTTCATTGGCCCAAACAAGCCCTGATGTGGAAGTGCGCCGGATTAAGCGACTGATCATGCACGAAGACTACGTTCCTCATCTTGAGTTCCATGACATGGCCTTGGTGGAATTGGACAAGCCAGTCCGGTGCAGGTCCAACATTCAGACCGCCTGCCTGCCTGCACCTTCGGTGAAATTGTCAAACATGAAAAACTGCTACGTTGCAGGCTGGGGTGACAGAATTGTAAAAT CATCAGGTAGAGATATCCTGCAGCAGGCCAAGGTTCAATACATCAATAACCAGCTATGCAACAGTAGCGAGTGGCTCAATGGCTACATCTACGACTTCAACGTGTGTGCGGGGCAGGGCGGTGTTGGCACCTGCCAG GGTGACAGTGGGGGGCCTCTTGTCTGTGAAGACAAGCGCGTTGGCGTCTTCTGGCAAATTGGTGTGACCAGCTGGGGAATAGGCTGTGCCAGACCCAAACGGCCTTCAGTCTTCGGCTCCACTCAGTACTACTACAACTGGATCTGGAAAATGTCGGGAAGGAAGCCAGTTACTCCAACAGCTACTCCAGCGCCAGCACCAACCTACACCGCAGCCCCCCAGCCGACAGTTACAGAGCCAGCACAACCCTGTCCATTTCCACGTGAAAAGCTGAAGCAATTCTTTATTATGCTGAAGGATATCTTGCAGTACCTAAAGGGAAAACTGTTCTGA